The Schistocerca americana isolate TAMUIC-IGC-003095 chromosome 5, iqSchAmer2.1, whole genome shotgun sequence genome includes a window with the following:
- the LOC124616504 gene encoding trypsin-like, with protein MSSTHIIRTNELLGTLQAASRLPIGGNIQVVGLPADGYDPPGGLAVTITGWGLIDRASYVARFGATDRMTCAGEAGKSTCYGDSGGPLVSGGTQVGIVSWGREYWDTDGGVYTNVGNLRSWITAAAGV; from the coding sequence ATGTCCTCAACACACATTATCAGAACTAACGAACTGCTTGGTACGCTGCAGGCGGCCAGTCGTCTCCCCATCGGTGGCAACATACAGGTTGTGGGTCTCCCTGCCGACGGCTACGACCCACCCGGCGGGCTCGCAGTCACCATCACCGGCTGGGGTCTCATCGACCGCGCCAGCTACGTGGCCAGGTTTGGCGCCACAGACCGCATGACCTGCGCCGGCGAGGCCGGCAAGAGCACCTGCTACGGCGACTCCGGTGGTCCGCTCGTCAGTGGCGGCACTCAGGTCGGCATCGTCTCATGGGGAAGGGAGTACTGGGATACCGATGGCGGCGTCTATACTAACGTCGGCAACCTCCGTTCCTGGATCACGGCTGCCGCTGGCGTCTGA